In one Dermochelys coriacea isolate rDerCor1 chromosome 20, rDerCor1.pri.v4, whole genome shotgun sequence genomic region, the following are encoded:
- the LOC119845802 gene encoding zinc finger protein 883-like isoform X6: MTCGWAEQRVQCGREAGRGRCRCRLSQEAAAGERYGNWNSGTNRADGIMSEKEAESPLQGCPEEGSRPKGYIPREVGSESPGGSELLWGNDREQQPLGRSPPWERELQSKEKRYNCTDCNKSFGQSSHLIRHQGTHTGERPYKCSDCGKSFTQNSNLAQHQRVHTGERPYQCLDCDKSFTQSSHLTEHQRVHQGVKPYKCTNCNKSFSQSSHLLRHQGTHTGERPYKCPDCGKSFSQNSNLVQHQRIHTGERPYKCGECGKSFSWSSNLIEHQRVHTGERPDKCPDCGKSFTRSSALIQHRRIHKGLRPYKCTQCGKSFNKSSHLIRHQGTHAAGELACTCTSCGKSFTQSIQQRPRPHHCAECETRFSRIAGGQPRADVAVKPYKCGECGRSFGRSSYLVQHQRIHTGNRPFKCGDCGKGFGVSAHLTRHQLSHAGDQPYRCPQCGKTFGENAKLLSHRLSHMGERPYQCPDCEKSFCKSSHLVSHQRTHTGERPYRCTICDKSFCQSSHLIRHQGTHTGERPYKCSDCGKSFTQSSNLAQHQRIHTGERPYQCSDCGKSFSWSSNLIEHQRTHLAQKP, translated from the coding sequence CAGATGGGATCATGAGTGAGAAGGAGGCGGAGAGCCCTCTGCAGGGATGTCCTGAGGAAGGGAGTAGACCCAAAGGGTACATCCCCCGGGAAGTGGGCTCAGAGAGTCCTGGCGGGTCAGAGTTGCTGTGGGGAAATGACAGAGAGCAGCAGCCACTGGGCAGATCTCCGCCCTGGGAGAGAGAGCTCCAGTCCAAGGAGAAACGCTACAACTGCACTGACTGCAACAAGAGCTTCGGCCAGAGCTCCCACCTCATCCGGCACCAGGGCACCCACACGGGCGAGCGCCCCTACAAGTGCTCCgactgtgggaagagcttcacCCAGAACTCCAACCTCGCCCAGCACCAGCGGGTGCACACAGGTGAACGCCCCTACCAGTGCCTCGACTGTGACAAAAGCTTCACCCAGAGCTCCCACCTGACAGAACACCAGCGTGTGCACCAGGGTGTCAAGCCCTACAAGTGCACCAACTGCAACAagagcttcagccagagctcccacCTCCTGCGCCACCAGGGCACCCACACAGGCGAGCGCCCCTACAAGTGCCCTGACTGCGGAAAGAGCTTCAGCCAGAACTCCAACCTCGTGCAACACCAGCGCATTCACACAGGCGAGCGCCCCTACAAGTGCGGagagtgcgggaagagcttcagctGGAGCTCCAACCTCATTGAGCACCAGCGCGTGCACACAGGCGAGCGGCCAGACAAGTGTCCCgactgcgggaagagcttcacCCGCAGCTCTGCACTCATCCAACACCGGCGCATCCACAAGGGGCTGAGACCCTACAAGTGCACACAGTGTGGAAAGAGCTTCAACAAGAGCTCCCACCTCATCCGGCACCAGGGCACCCATGCTGCTGGAGAGTTGGCCTGCACGTGTACCagctgtgggaagagcttcacCCAGAGCATCCAGCAGAGGCCACGGCCACACCACTGTGCTGAGTGTGAGACACGCTTCTCCCGCATTGCTGGCGGCCAGCCGCGAGCTGATGTGGCAGTGAAGCCCTACAAGTGTGGGGAGTGTGGTAGGAGCTTCGGGCGCAGCTCGTACCTGGTGCAGCACCAGCGCATTCACACGGGTAACAGACCCTTCAAGTGCGGGGACTGTGGAAAGGGGTTCGGGGTCAGTGCCCACCTCACCCGGCACCAGCTCAGCCATGCAGGTGACCAGCCCTACCGATGTCCCCAGTGTGGAAAGACCTTTGGGGAGAACGCAAAGCTGTTGAGCCACCGACTGAGCCACATGGGCGAGCGCCCCTACCAGTGCCCTGACTGCGAGAAGAGCTTCTGCAAAAGCTCCCACTTGGTCAGCCACCAGCGCACCCACACTGGAGAGCGGCCCTACCGCTGCACCATCTGTGACAAGAGCTTCTGCCAGAGCTCTCACCTCATCCGGCACCAGGGCACCCACACGGGTGAGCGCCCCTACAAGTGCTCTGACTGCGGGAAGAGTTTCACCCAGAGTTCCAACCTTGCCCagcaccagcgcatccacacgGGGGAGCGCCCCTACCAATGCAGTgactgcgggaagagcttcagctGGAGCTCCAACCTCATAGAGCACCAGAGAACCCACCTAGCACAGAAACCCTGA
- the LOC119845802 gene encoding zinc finger protein 883-like isoform X7 has protein sequence MTCGWAEQRVQCGREAGRGRCRCRLSQEAAAGERYGNWNSGTNRDGIMSEKEAESPLQGCPEEGSRPKGYIPREVGSESPGGSELLWGNDREQQPLGRSPPWERELQSKEKRYNCTDCNKSFGQSSHLIRHQGTHTGERPYKCSDCGKSFTQNSNLAQHQRVHTGERPYQCLDCDKSFTQSSHLTEHQRVHQGVKPYKCTNCNKSFSQSSHLLRHQGTHTGERPYKCPDCGKSFSQNSNLVQHQRIHTGERPYKCGECGKSFSWSSNLIEHQRVHTGERPDKCPDCGKSFTRSSALIQHRRIHKGLRPYKCTQCGKSFNKSSHLIRHQGTHAAGELACTCTSCGKSFTQSIQQRPRPHHCAECETRFSRIAGGQPRADVAVKPYKCGECGRSFGRSSYLVQHQRIHTGNRPFKCGDCGKGFGVSAHLTRHQLSHAGDQPYRCPQCGKTFGENAKLLSHRLSHMGERPYQCPDCEKSFCKSSHLVSHQRTHTGERPYRCTICDKSFCQSSHLIRHQGTHTGERPYKCSDCGKSFTQSSNLAQHQRIHTGERPYQCSDCGKSFSWSSNLIEHQRTHLAQKP, from the coding sequence ATGGGATCATGAGTGAGAAGGAGGCGGAGAGCCCTCTGCAGGGATGTCCTGAGGAAGGGAGTAGACCCAAAGGGTACATCCCCCGGGAAGTGGGCTCAGAGAGTCCTGGCGGGTCAGAGTTGCTGTGGGGAAATGACAGAGAGCAGCAGCCACTGGGCAGATCTCCGCCCTGGGAGAGAGAGCTCCAGTCCAAGGAGAAACGCTACAACTGCACTGACTGCAACAAGAGCTTCGGCCAGAGCTCCCACCTCATCCGGCACCAGGGCACCCACACGGGCGAGCGCCCCTACAAGTGCTCCgactgtgggaagagcttcacCCAGAACTCCAACCTCGCCCAGCACCAGCGGGTGCACACAGGTGAACGCCCCTACCAGTGCCTCGACTGTGACAAAAGCTTCACCCAGAGCTCCCACCTGACAGAACACCAGCGTGTGCACCAGGGTGTCAAGCCCTACAAGTGCACCAACTGCAACAagagcttcagccagagctcccacCTCCTGCGCCACCAGGGCACCCACACAGGCGAGCGCCCCTACAAGTGCCCTGACTGCGGAAAGAGCTTCAGCCAGAACTCCAACCTCGTGCAACACCAGCGCATTCACACAGGCGAGCGCCCCTACAAGTGCGGagagtgcgggaagagcttcagctGGAGCTCCAACCTCATTGAGCACCAGCGCGTGCACACAGGCGAGCGGCCAGACAAGTGTCCCgactgcgggaagagcttcacCCGCAGCTCTGCACTCATCCAACACCGGCGCATCCACAAGGGGCTGAGACCCTACAAGTGCACACAGTGTGGAAAGAGCTTCAACAAGAGCTCCCACCTCATCCGGCACCAGGGCACCCATGCTGCTGGAGAGTTGGCCTGCACGTGTACCagctgtgggaagagcttcacCCAGAGCATCCAGCAGAGGCCACGGCCACACCACTGTGCTGAGTGTGAGACACGCTTCTCCCGCATTGCTGGCGGCCAGCCGCGAGCTGATGTGGCAGTGAAGCCCTACAAGTGTGGGGAGTGTGGTAGGAGCTTCGGGCGCAGCTCGTACCTGGTGCAGCACCAGCGCATTCACACGGGTAACAGACCCTTCAAGTGCGGGGACTGTGGAAAGGGGTTCGGGGTCAGTGCCCACCTCACCCGGCACCAGCTCAGCCATGCAGGTGACCAGCCCTACCGATGTCCCCAGTGTGGAAAGACCTTTGGGGAGAACGCAAAGCTGTTGAGCCACCGACTGAGCCACATGGGCGAGCGCCCCTACCAGTGCCCTGACTGCGAGAAGAGCTTCTGCAAAAGCTCCCACTTGGTCAGCCACCAGCGCACCCACACTGGAGAGCGGCCCTACCGCTGCACCATCTGTGACAAGAGCTTCTGCCAGAGCTCTCACCTCATCCGGCACCAGGGCACCCACACGGGTGAGCGCCCCTACAAGTGCTCTGACTGCGGGAAGAGTTTCACCCAGAGTTCCAACCTTGCCCagcaccagcgcatccacacgGGGGAGCGCCCCTACCAATGCAGTgactgcgggaagagcttcagctGGAGCTCCAACCTCATAGAGCACCAGAGAACCCACCTAGCACAGAAACCCTGA